The following are encoded in a window of Pseudomonas multiresinivorans genomic DNA:
- a CDS encoding AraC family transcriptional regulator has product MKTEIDASCAEQAHMAALLAALAPQEGYNLTALPGVRLLRSNRPLARTPVLYDPGIVIVCQGCKRGYFGDEIYVYDEQHYLAVAVPVPFTMETDATPERPLLAIYLHLDFQLAAELMLQIEQMGHAPTTDAPRSLFSSPMAPPLKQSVLRLLEALGEPLEAAILAPALLRELYFRVLTGAQGNAMRAALAMRGRFGNIARALQRIHTSYAHPIDLPQLASEAGMSVPSFHSHFKAVTRTSPMQYLKCTRLHQARLLIVRQGMTAQAASLAVGYASASQFNREFKRLFSRTPLAEAKRMRENFAIPPAQEASGYVSSH; this is encoded by the coding sequence ATGAAGACGGAAATCGATGCAAGCTGCGCCGAGCAGGCACACATGGCCGCCCTGCTCGCCGCACTGGCGCCCCAGGAGGGCTACAACCTCACCGCGCTGCCAGGCGTGCGGCTGCTGCGCTCGAATCGTCCGCTGGCGCGCACCCCGGTGCTCTACGATCCCGGCATCGTGATCGTCTGCCAGGGCTGCAAACGCGGCTATTTCGGCGATGAGATCTACGTCTACGACGAGCAGCACTACCTGGCCGTTGCGGTGCCCGTGCCCTTTACCATGGAAACCGACGCCACGCCCGAGCGCCCGCTCCTGGCCATCTACCTGCACCTGGACTTCCAGCTCGCCGCCGAGTTGATGTTGCAGATCGAGCAGATGGGCCACGCTCCCACCACGGACGCGCCGCGCAGCCTGTTCTCCAGCCCGATGGCCCCGCCGCTGAAGCAGTCGGTGCTGCGTTTGCTCGAAGCGTTGGGCGAGCCGCTGGAAGCGGCAATCCTCGCGCCGGCGCTGCTGCGCGAACTGTATTTCCGCGTGCTCACCGGCGCCCAGGGCAATGCCATGCGCGCGGCGCTGGCCATGCGCGGCCGCTTCGGCAATATCGCCAGGGCCCTGCAGCGCATCCATACGAGCTACGCGCACCCCATCGACCTGCCACAACTCGCGAGCGAAGCCGGCATGAGCGTTCCGTCATTCCATAGCCACTTCAAGGCCGTCACGCGCACTTCGCCCATGCAGTACCTCAAGTGCACGCGGCTGCACCAGGCTCGGCTGCTGATCGTGCGCCAGGGCATGACGGCGCAGGCAGCGAGCCTGGCCGTCGGTTATGCCAGTGCCTCGCAGTTCAACCGCGAATTCAAGCGCCTGTTCAGCCGGACGCCATTGGCCGAGGCCAAGCGCATGCGGGAAAACTTTGCGATTCCCCCCGCGCAGGAAGCGTCAGGTTATGTCTCCTCTCACTGA
- a CDS encoding HlyD family secretion protein, with translation MNIAVDDQQAESAERAAQVDRKRNQRRLLWLGGGALIVAALGYGLYWASVGRYLEETDDAYVRADWITISPKVSGYVAEVLVEDNQKVAAGTPLVRIQPRDYQARLLQARARQAEARAAISAQQAALVTLDAQLKEQQALIDQAAADIDSTRAERQRAQLDFQRYRDLVAQQAASSQRLESVTADFARARSAVSRAEAAASRQRTRLGVLQASRDQALALLAQQQARAAEADASLALAEHEEEDTLIRAPIAGVVGQRRVRQRQYVTPGLPLLALVPVEQSYVVANYKETQLRRMRPGQPVEVRVDSFPQVVLHGRVDSFSPGSGALFALLPPDNATGNFTKIVQRFPVKIALAADARQQVPILPGMSVIAEVNTRQNSEADRHDQ, from the coding sequence ATGAACATTGCCGTCGATGACCAACAAGCCGAATCTGCCGAACGGGCGGCCCAGGTCGACAGGAAGCGAAACCAGCGCCGCCTGCTGTGGCTTGGCGGCGGCGCCCTCATCGTTGCCGCTCTGGGCTACGGCCTGTACTGGGCCAGTGTCGGCCGCTACCTGGAGGAAACCGATGACGCCTATGTGCGCGCCGACTGGATCACCATCAGTCCGAAGGTTTCCGGCTACGTCGCCGAGGTGCTGGTGGAAGACAACCAGAAGGTTGCCGCCGGCACACCCCTGGTGCGCATCCAGCCTCGCGATTACCAGGCTCGCCTGCTGCAGGCTCGGGCGCGGCAGGCCGAGGCTCGGGCCGCCATCTCCGCACAACAGGCTGCGCTGGTGACACTCGACGCGCAGTTGAAGGAGCAGCAGGCGCTGATCGACCAGGCCGCTGCCGATATCGACAGCACCCGTGCCGAACGCCAGCGCGCGCAACTGGACTTCCAGCGCTACCGCGACCTGGTCGCCCAGCAGGCCGCCAGCAGCCAGCGCCTGGAGAGCGTCACCGCCGACTTTGCCCGTGCGCGCTCGGCCGTCAGCCGCGCTGAGGCCGCTGCCAGCCGCCAGCGCACGCGCCTGGGCGTGCTCCAGGCCAGCCGCGATCAGGCCTTGGCGCTGCTCGCCCAGCAGCAGGCACGTGCCGCCGAGGCCGATGCCAGCCTGGCCCTGGCCGAGCATGAAGAGGAAGACACGCTGATCCGCGCGCCCATCGCCGGCGTGGTCGGCCAGCGCCGGGTACGCCAGCGCCAGTACGTCACGCCCGGCTTGCCGTTGCTGGCACTGGTGCCGGTGGAACAGTCCTACGTGGTGGCCAACTACAAGGAAACCCAACTGCGCCGGATGCGCCCCGGCCAGCCGGTGGAGGTGCGCGTGGACAGTTTCCCCCAGGTGGTTCTGCACGGCCGGGTGGACAGCTTCTCGCCGGGCTCGGGGGCGCTCTTCGCCCTGTTGCCGCCGGACAACGCCACCGGCAACTTCACCAAGATCGTCCAGCGCTTCCCGGTGAAGATCGCGCTCGCTGCCGACGCCCGCCAGCAGGTGCCGATCCTGCCCGGCATGTCGGTGATCGCCGAAGTGAATACGCGCCAGAACAGCGAGGCCGACCGGCATGACCAGTGA
- a CDS encoding efflux transporter outer membrane subunit: protein MPIPAFNPRHSLLVLAGAGLLLTGCSAVSDHQAPTSRLSPGADWQTLATGTNPQEPPARWWRLYQDPQLDQLVTRALQHNQDLRASLARVDELMALLGQARAQRWPSTTASWQTFYGRTSDDQTEAKASGGRAGSQWNQVPGFALDYQLDLWGQVRQSILAAQANAEAAQAAHDQLQVNVAAGTARAYANACAYAARASIQQHSIATVARSLDLTVRQRRAGLVTDLEVDRVRSLLEETRAQLPRLQAEHQAALEELSVLTDSEPGQLPPAVTNCRSVPRLSQALPVGDGWAQLQRRPDIRAAERALAAAAHEVGVRQADFYPSVSFGASITASAERMHDLGEHEAITYAVGPLISWSFPNLLTTRARLNGAQAHERQQLARFQQQALVALKEVRQSLARYSGETARREALGSALDSSRNAFRLAQVNYQAGALDFLDVLDSERAMVRLEADKAEADRQLVERQIELFHALGGGWQDVPANELAEHSTTAKGPVR, encoded by the coding sequence ATGCCCATACCCGCATTCAACCCGCGACATTCGCTGCTCGTACTGGCCGGCGCCGGCCTGCTGCTGACTGGCTGTTCGGCGGTCAGTGATCATCAAGCGCCCACTTCCCGGCTTTCACCCGGCGCCGACTGGCAAACGCTCGCCACCGGTACCAACCCGCAGGAGCCGCCCGCCCGCTGGTGGCGGCTGTACCAGGACCCGCAGCTGGACCAACTGGTAACCCGGGCCCTGCAACACAACCAGGACCTGCGGGCGTCCCTGGCCCGTGTCGACGAGCTGATGGCCCTGCTGGGACAGGCGCGGGCGCAGCGCTGGCCGAGTACCACGGCGAGCTGGCAGACCTTCTACGGCCGCACCAGCGATGACCAGACCGAAGCCAAGGCCAGCGGCGGCCGCGCTGGCTCGCAGTGGAACCAGGTGCCGGGGTTCGCGCTGGACTACCAGCTCGACCTCTGGGGCCAGGTGCGCCAGTCGATTCTCGCCGCCCAGGCCAACGCCGAGGCGGCGCAAGCAGCCCATGACCAACTGCAGGTGAATGTCGCCGCCGGTACCGCCCGCGCCTATGCCAATGCCTGCGCCTATGCCGCGCGGGCCAGCATCCAGCAGCATTCGATCGCGACCGTGGCGCGCAGCCTCGATCTCACAGTCCGCCAGCGCCGCGCCGGGCTGGTCACCGACCTGGAGGTCGACCGGGTGCGCAGCCTGCTGGAGGAAACCCGCGCCCAGCTGCCACGCCTGCAGGCCGAACACCAGGCCGCGCTGGAAGAGCTCAGCGTGCTCACCGACAGCGAGCCGGGACAGCTGCCCCCAGCCGTCACCAACTGCCGCAGCGTGCCTCGCTTGAGTCAGGCGCTTCCGGTCGGCGATGGCTGGGCGCAGCTGCAGCGCCGCCCGGACATTCGCGCCGCCGAGCGCGCACTGGCAGCCGCCGCACATGAAGTCGGCGTGCGCCAGGCTGACTTCTACCCGAGCGTGTCCTTCGGTGCGTCGATCACCGCCTCCGCCGAGCGCATGCACGACCTCGGCGAGCACGAGGCAATCACCTATGCCGTCGGGCCGCTGATCAGCTGGAGCTTCCCCAACCTGCTCACCACCCGCGCCCGCCTCAATGGCGCGCAGGCCCACGAGCGCCAGCAACTCGCACGCTTCCAGCAGCAGGCATTGGTGGCACTCAAGGAAGTTCGCCAGAGCCTGGCGCGCTACAGCGGCGAGACCGCCCGCCGCGAGGCACTGGGCAGTGCACTGGATAGCAGCCGCAACGCCTTCCGTCTGGCGCAGGTGAACTACCAGGCCGGCGCCCTCGACTTCCTCGACGTGCTCGACAGCGAACGCGCCATGGTCCGCCTCGAAGCGGACAAGGCCGAGGCCGACCGGCAACTGGTCGAGCGCCAGATCGAACTCTTCCATGCCCTCGGCGGCGGCTGGCAGGACGTGCCAGCCAATGAGCTTGCCGAACATTCCACCACTGCCAAGGGACCTGTGCGATGA
- a CDS encoding MDR family MFS transporter, whose amino-acid sequence MTSEAEKTSLKAWVAVIGGLFGCFMAGMNVHVTSAALPEIEGSLGATFEEGSWISTAYLVAEIVMIPLTAWLVQVFSLRRVMLVGSGIFLAASVACSFAPNLASMISIRVIQGAAGAVLIPLSFQLIITELPASRMAMGMALFSLSNSVAQAAGPSIGGWLTDAYSWRWIFYLQLIPGVLLLAAVAWAIAPQPMQLQKLRQGDWLGIASMIVGLGAIQIVLEEGGRKDWFGSDFIVWMLAIGVIALLLFIHTQLFGRRSFINLRLLAGYNFGVASAAMFIFGAATFGLVFLVPNYLSQLHGYNAREIGVSLIAYGLVQLVLAPLMPRLMRWLNPKLMVASGFAIMALGCYLGVYLDADSAANVIIPSTVVRGIGQPFIMVALSVLAVSGLSKQEAGSASALFSMLRNLGGAVGTAALTQIVSQRERFHSERIGEQVDVFSPALQERLQNEPGGAFAINEWLPTQAETLARLAAHVRHEAFLMAYGDAFYLSFIALLACAVAALALRGNKTS is encoded by the coding sequence ATGACCAGTGAGGCGGAAAAGACTTCGCTGAAGGCCTGGGTAGCGGTCATCGGCGGGCTGTTCGGCTGCTTCATGGCCGGCATGAACGTCCACGTCACCAGCGCCGCCCTGCCGGAAATCGAAGGTTCGCTCGGCGCGACCTTCGAGGAAGGCTCGTGGATCTCCACCGCCTACCTGGTCGCGGAGATCGTGATGATCCCGCTCACCGCCTGGCTGGTGCAGGTTTTCTCGCTGCGCCGGGTGATGCTGGTCGGCTCCGGCATCTTCCTGGCGGCCTCGGTGGCCTGCTCGTTCGCGCCCAACCTCGCGAGCATGATCAGCATCCGGGTGATCCAGGGCGCGGCGGGGGCGGTGCTGATTCCGCTGTCCTTCCAGCTGATCATCACCGAACTGCCGGCTTCGCGGATGGCCATGGGCATGGCGCTGTTCAGCCTGTCGAACAGCGTTGCGCAGGCCGCCGGGCCCTCCATCGGCGGCTGGCTCACCGATGCCTACAGCTGGCGCTGGATCTTCTACCTGCAACTGATCCCCGGCGTGCTCCTGCTCGCCGCCGTGGCCTGGGCCATCGCCCCGCAGCCCATGCAGTTGCAGAAGCTGCGCCAGGGCGACTGGCTGGGCATCGCCAGCATGATCGTCGGCCTGGGGGCGATCCAGATCGTGCTGGAGGAAGGCGGCCGCAAGGACTGGTTCGGCTCCGACTTCATCGTCTGGATGCTGGCCATCGGCGTCATCGCCCTGCTGCTGTTCATCCATACGCAGTTGTTCGGCCGACGCTCGTTCATCAACCTGCGCCTGCTGGCAGGCTACAACTTCGGCGTGGCCAGCGCGGCGATGTTCATCTTCGGCGCGGCGACCTTCGGCCTGGTGTTCCTGGTGCCGAACTACCTGTCGCAACTGCATGGTTACAACGCCCGCGAGATCGGCGTCAGCCTGATCGCATACGGCCTCGTGCAACTGGTCCTGGCGCCGCTGATGCCGCGCCTGATGCGCTGGCTGAACCCCAAGCTGATGGTCGCCAGCGGCTTCGCCATCATGGCCCTGGGGTGCTACCTGGGGGTCTACCTGGACGCCGACAGCGCTGCCAACGTGATCATTCCGTCAACCGTGGTGCGAGGCATCGGTCAGCCCTTCATCATGGTGGCGCTGTCCGTGCTGGCGGTGTCCGGCCTGTCGAAGCAGGAAGCCGGCTCGGCCTCGGCGCTGTTCTCGATGCTGCGCAACCTGGGGGGCGCGGTCGGCACGGCGGCACTGACGCAGATCGTCTCGCAACGCGAGCGCTTCCATTCCGAACGTATCGGCGAACAGGTGGATGTCTTCTCGCCGGCTCTGCAGGAGCGCCTGCAGAACGAACCCGGCGGCGCCTTCGCCATCAACGAATGGTTGCCGACACAAGCCGAAACCCTCGCCCGCCTCGCCGCGCACGTCCGCCATGAAGCCTTCCTCATGGCCTATGGTGATGCCTTCTATCTCTCTTTCATCGCCCTGCTGGCCTGCGCGGTTGCCGCGTTGGCACTGCGCGGCAACAAGACTTCCTGA
- a CDS encoding AraC family transcriptional regulator, whose translation MSLEALAYDHQDGEEILPHCHTQAQLIHSISGVMLVGAAQKNWVVPPGHALWVPPGTEHQIRMFGSVRMRTLFMPASSWPWGGQHCQLIAVTPLLRELLVAASAVQASEGNEHRRRCLHELLLVEMDAAQTVGIHLAMPRDARLLRLCNAVIGAPADETGMEDWAQRLNMSSRTLARLFQRELGMNFGDWRTRVRMVLSLQRLIAGASVLEVALEHGYQSPSAFSQTFKRILGQSPSHYQAACS comes from the coding sequence ATGTCCCTCGAAGCGCTGGCCTACGACCACCAGGATGGTGAGGAAATCCTGCCCCACTGCCACACCCAGGCACAGCTGATCCACTCGATTTCCGGTGTGATGCTGGTCGGCGCTGCGCAGAAGAACTGGGTGGTGCCGCCTGGCCACGCACTCTGGGTGCCACCGGGCACCGAGCACCAGATCCGCATGTTCGGCAGTGTGCGGATGCGCACCCTGTTCATGCCCGCTTCGAGCTGGCCCTGGGGCGGCCAGCACTGCCAGCTGATCGCCGTGACGCCCCTGCTGCGGGAGCTGCTGGTGGCCGCCAGTGCCGTGCAGGCCAGCGAGGGCAACGAGCACCGCCGCCGCTGCCTGCACGAACTGCTGCTGGTGGAAATGGACGCAGCGCAGACGGTCGGCATTCACCTCGCCATGCCAAGGGACGCGCGCCTGCTGCGATTGTGCAACGCGGTGATCGGCGCACCGGCGGATGAAACCGGCATGGAGGACTGGGCGCAGCGGCTGAACATGAGCAGCCGTACCCTCGCCCGCCTGTTCCAGCGCGAGCTGGGAATGAACTTCGGCGATTGGCGCACCCGCGTGCGCATGGTACTCAGCCTGCAACGGCTGATCGCCGGCGCCTCGGTACTGGAAGTGGCCCTGGAGCACGGCTACCAGAGCCCGAGCGCCTTCTCCCAGACCTTCAAGCGCATCCTCGGGCAATCGCCCAGCCATTATCAGGCGGCCTGTTCCTGA
- the map gene encoding type I methionyl aminopeptidase, with protein MIKSEAELALMAESGRLLAKVFGFVDGLPLEGMTTLEVNDRVERYIVDELQARPASKGQYGFAYVLNSSRNQVVCHGVPSEADRLQDGDIVNFDITLEKNGFIADSSKTYLIGKVSPAAKRLVEITYEAMWKGIRAVKPGARLGDVGHAIERHARQHGYSVVEDYCGHGIGREMHEPPQVLHVGRPRTGQILKQGMVFTIEPMLNEGLSGVKTLKDEWTVVTLDGKLSAQFEHTVAVTATGFEVLTLRPEERNARH; from the coding sequence ATGATCAAGAGCGAGGCGGAACTGGCGCTGATGGCCGAGTCCGGCCGGCTGCTGGCGAAGGTCTTCGGCTTCGTCGACGGCCTGCCGCTGGAAGGCATGACGACGCTGGAAGTGAACGACCGGGTCGAGCGCTACATTGTCGACGAACTACAGGCGCGGCCGGCCAGCAAGGGCCAGTACGGCTTCGCCTACGTACTCAATTCCTCGCGCAACCAGGTGGTCTGCCACGGCGTTCCCTCCGAGGCGGACCGCCTGCAGGACGGCGACATCGTCAACTTCGACATCACCCTGGAGAAGAACGGCTTCATTGCCGACTCGAGCAAGACCTACCTGATCGGCAAGGTTTCGCCGGCCGCAAAGCGCCTGGTGGAAATCACCTACGAAGCCATGTGGAAAGGCATCCGCGCGGTGAAGCCCGGCGCACGCCTGGGCGACGTCGGCCACGCCATCGAGCGGCACGCCCGGCAGCACGGCTACAGCGTGGTCGAGGACTACTGCGGCCACGGCATCGGCCGCGAGATGCACGAGCCGCCGCAGGTACTGCATGTCGGCCGTCCGCGCACCGGGCAGATCCTCAAGCAAGGCATGGTCTTCACCATCGAGCCCATGCTCAACGAGGGACTTTCGGGCGTGAAAACCCTGAAGGACGAGTGGACCGTGGTGACCCTCGACGGCAAGCTCTCCGCGCAGTTCGAACACACCGTGGCGGTGACCGCCACGGGCTTCGAAGTGCTCACGCTGCGCCCCGAGGAACGCAACGCCAGGCATTGA
- a CDS encoding ParD-like family protein — translation MGIINLDDELHDQLRRASSVACRSINAQAAFWIKIGMLCELEPTLSFNEIVTRELQEAGVKYPATAGAK, via the coding sequence ATGGGCATCATCAACCTGGACGACGAGTTGCACGACCAGTTGCGCCGCGCCAGCTCCGTCGCCTGCCGTTCGATCAACGCGCAGGCGGCCTTCTGGATCAAGATCGGCATGCTCTGCGAGCTGGAGCCGACCCTCAGCTTCAACGAGATCGTCACCCGCGAACTGCAGGAAGCCGGGGTGAAGTACCCGGCCACGGCAGGCGCGAAATGA
- a CDS encoding oxidoreductase — protein MSPRKNLLITGASSGFGLALAREALAAGHRVVGTVRNEQARAELEALAPGQIFGRLLDVTDFDAIPGLVAEIEASVGPLDVLVNSAGYGHEGILEESPLEAMRRQFEVNVFGAVAMIRAVLPYLRQRRRGHILNITSMGGYITMPGIAYYCGSKFALEGISDALGKEVEGFGIAVTAVAPGSFRTDWAGRSMVRSPRSIADYDALFDPVRQARQEKSGKQPGDPVKAAQAMLVAIEAPVPPRHLLLGSDALGLVRQKLAALDEEFTRWEALTRSTDG, from the coding sequence ATGTCACCTCGCAAGAACCTGCTGATCACCGGCGCCAGCAGTGGCTTCGGCCTCGCACTGGCCCGTGAGGCGCTCGCCGCCGGGCATCGTGTGGTAGGCACGGTGCGCAATGAACAGGCCCGCGCCGAACTTGAAGCCCTGGCACCCGGGCAAATCTTCGGGCGCCTGCTCGACGTGACCGATTTCGATGCCATTCCAGGCCTGGTCGCGGAGATCGAGGCCAGCGTCGGCCCGCTGGACGTGCTGGTGAACAGTGCCGGCTACGGCCACGAAGGCATCCTCGAGGAATCGCCACTGGAGGCGATGCGCCGGCAGTTCGAGGTGAACGTCTTCGGCGCCGTGGCGATGATCAGGGCGGTACTGCCGTACCTGCGCCAGCGGCGTCGCGGCCACATCCTCAACATCACGTCCATGGGCGGCTATATCACGATGCCGGGGATCGCCTACTACTGCGGCAGCAAGTTCGCCCTGGAGGGCATCAGCGATGCGCTGGGCAAGGAAGTCGAAGGCTTCGGCATCGCGGTCACGGCCGTGGCACCAGGGTCCTTCCGCACCGATTGGGCGGGGCGCTCCATGGTCCGCAGTCCTCGCTCGATTGCCGATTACGACGCACTGTTCGACCCGGTACGTCAGGCGCGGCAGGAAAAGAGCGGCAAGCAGCCGGGCGACCCGGTGAAAGCTGCACAGGCGATGCTGGTGGCCATCGAGGCACCCGTGCCGCCGCGGCACCTCCTGCTGGGCAGCGATGCGCTGGGTCTGGTTCGGCAGAAGCTTGCAGCGCTGGACGAGGAGTTCACCCGCTGGGAGGCGCTCACCCGATCCACCGACGGCTGA